One stretch of Oncorhynchus masou masou isolate Uvic2021 chromosome 9, UVic_Omas_1.1, whole genome shotgun sequence DNA includes these proteins:
- the LOC135545241 gene encoding FXYD domain-containing ion transport regulator 6-like isoform X2 codes for METVLFFLFSLLVYVADGEKEKKVVDPFVYDYHSLRICGLVFGVVLFALGILLILSRKCRCCPNQEKKLKAPGDEEATAETLIVSKAKEPEPEPEAKAEN; via the exons ATGGAAACTGTTCTGTTCTTCCTCTTTTCACTCCTGGTGTATGTGGCTG ATGGTGAAAAGGAGAAGAAAGTGGTGGACCCATTTGTCTATG actATCATAGCCTGCGGATCTGTGGACTGGTCTTTGGTGTGGTACTCTTCGCCCTGggcatcctcctcatcctca GCCGAAAATGTCGCTGCTGTCCCAATCAGGAGAAGAAGCTCAA GGCCCCTGGAGACGAAGAGGCTACGGCAGAGACCCTGATCGTGTCCAAAG CTAaggagccagagccagagcctgaAGCTAAGGCTGAGAACTGA
- the LOC135545241 gene encoding FXYD domain-containing ion transport regulator 6-like isoform X1 → METVLFFLFSLLVYVADGEKEKKVVDPFVYDYHSLRICGLVFGVVLFALGILLILSKSSYFSRKCRCCPNQEKKLKAPGDEEATAETLIVSKAKEPEPEPEAKAEN, encoded by the exons ATGGAAACTGTTCTGTTCTTCCTCTTTTCACTCCTGGTGTATGTGGCTG ATGGTGAAAAGGAGAAGAAAGTGGTGGACCCATTTGTCTATG actATCATAGCCTGCGGATCTGTGGACTGGTCTTTGGTGTGGTACTCTTCGCCCTGggcatcctcctcatcctcagtaAGTCTTCATACTTCA GCCGAAAATGTCGCTGCTGTCCCAATCAGGAGAAGAAGCTCAA GGCCCCTGGAGACGAAGAGGCTACGGCAGAGACCCTGATCGTGTCCAAAG CTAaggagccagagccagagcctgaAGCTAAGGCTGAGAACTGA